The DNA sequence taaagtcCGCAGTCTGCCGATTACATTGTACTATacgataaatgtaatttatttattaacccaaattttagcaataatttaaatttccatgGTCTTGGTTCGAATAATCTCCAATAATTCACCGGCAATAAATACAAAACGCAATTCATCGAAATCAATagaaattgttctttattaGGACATTGTAAAAGCATAGTCTCTTTATGTTTGCATTTAGGTTGCTCACGGTGCGCCTGACAGTCCACTTAGACACGTTGGTGACCTAGGCAATATCCGAGCAGGCAGTGATGGAATTGTGGATGTGGATATCACCGATCATAAGATTGCTTTGTTTGGAATGAACAATATTTTAGGACGCGCTATCGTCGTCCATTCCGACGAAGACGATTTGGGGAAAGGTCAAAGTCCACTCTCCCGGACCACTGGAAACGCGGGTTCTCGTTTGGCATGCGGCGTTGTTGGCGTCCTTTCGGCGTAAACGTTTACACGGTGCATCGTACTCGTAcatctgtatatttttattaaatctttgCAGATAAAATTGGTATTCGTAGAACGCTCGTGTTACTTCCTTCAACGTCACCAGGCCTAGATGATCTCCCTTTAGACGATCCTCTGATAAAAAACTGAACTACAAAGCATTATGCAGACAcgagaagagaaaaattgCAGATGGATTTTCTCGATGCAAccttaaaaaagatttaatttccCAAAATCAAGTTCTATCGCGCTCATCCGGGTTGCTCCTGTTTCATACAAGAATCGAATGAATATTGCAAATGACCAGTGTTATTGGAAGAAAATTGCATCTGTGTCAAATCCTGTTCGGACTGCAGGCAAGGTTCGAATTCCATTTGCTGAATATGTTCCATCTCTGCTTGGTGAACTATCTTTGATATTTCTGACTTTACTTTCACTTGAAGCATGGGTGAAAATCCTCTCACTGTTTCTGCGACTGCTTCGAAGTACTTCATCAAAGCATCGCAAGATAGAGCTTGtctgtttgaaaaattgtgcATGTACATCGCAGCGTTAGCTGTCTCTGATTTCCTGAATGTATACCTTGAATTCTGGATCGGTGAATGAGAAGCAGAAGCATGATTTAATGATAACGGTGGTGACGCAGCAGTATCTAATGGCAAAGGTGACGAAGAAGTATTTTCTGGATCTATATCCTGTGTAATTTCTTCAGGAAGCGGTGAACTAGTCCTACGATGCATTCCCAGATTCCTGTTGCGAATAAACTGATTCGTTTTCGTCAGGCCAAGAAACGGATTCAGGAATTCCATCTCTGCTTCGTATTTCCATGGTTTAGACGTGAAATTACCATGCGCAAGTTTCAATCTTCTGGTCTTTCGAGACTTCATGTAGAGATCCCTCAGATAACCCCACCTTGCTTTACATCTTTTACCTGAAAGCAATAATTTCGTTGTGATTGTTCACGTaaatactgaaaaatattttaccaaaaactttttaaagtGCACTCtcaaaatagaaacaaaaatacactTGCTTTCTTAATTATCCATTTCAACCACTCCATACATATAACGTTTAATCAATCGGTTTTATGTTAAAATGGATTAGGATTGGTAATTCATACACGAAATTGATTAAACgtaatacattttatgtacGTGATCTGATGGGGCCCATAGTTCACTAACGACGCCACTGTTTTAAGACCATAGTTATTTAtccgaaatttatttactatcgAAACTATTTAATCGGTTGAGTGATTTACTCTGATTTACACTGAACTCGTTTATTTACCTGCTACTCCCATTTTCGCTCCAATTTTCTCCCATATATTATCTCGCATTAGTAGATTGTAGTAATCGGTGGCATTATTATCATAAAGCGCATCTTGCTCCTTCACATTCAAAATTAGTTCCTTGTCGTCCATCGCTTCCAGCTGCTACATGTAACACAGCTACTCttttgtaaaacaaatttatgaaCAAAACTATAAATCACGATACGAACGATTATAAAACGTAACACTCGAGATAAAAAACCGAATGTTCGGTCTGTGCTGCACTCGAACTGAATCCTCGATTCGGTTCGGTTAGTTATACACTAGTAACCTAAACTATTTTTAGATTCTCTCGTTTCGCCTCGTCTCGTTTCGGTTCGGAAGCGTTCGTCTCGGTTCGGAAGTGTTCGACTCACTCTAACACGTAACTTCGATTACCGAGAGAAAGTTCTTTCTTTACAGACGAAGATTTTGTATGCATTCTAAATTGTGTTCGAATTTTCACTATAATTCGCGTTGTAATTAATCACGCTTATccatttcacaattatttctttttaaatataataattcgaatttataatattatgctACAAAGTTCCTGCGCGTGACAATACTTGTTAGGAAACAAATCTGTAAATGGAATTTAGATACAATCTTCAAGAACTTCAAACTGAATTTGAATTCGCGCGCCAATTCCCATAAAGCGACGGCCAGCGCCACAATGATTAAAACCGTAATTCATTTCAAACGAAGGCTCATGAacatttcctttctttttttatataatactttttcatttaactcATTTGTTTTCGGTAGACAATGAATGTGAACATGTTCATTTGTAACACTTGTTTCATCACATTTGAGAGAATACAGAAACCATTCTGTTTAACGCAATGCGGCCACATATTCTGTCAGAGATGCATAGTACAAGGTAAGgacgaaagaatttttaaatacatgtcGATAAACAATAATCTTTCTTAATGTAGCAGAGAAACAGTGTCCTCGATGCCACCAAATTAATGTCGGTTTTATGGAATTACAAGAGTCATCGTTAACTGGAGTAGAAAATCTTTTTTCTCCTGTAGCTGAATCTCTGAGGTCATTGGCCAACACATGCGAATTTCAAACTAATCAAGAGAAAATCACTCTTCAGCGTTTTCACGATATTGTGAGTCCCTCTAATCTCTGTACATTCTCCTAGAAAATTGTCTAATcacataattaaattcaaggacaagaaatatgaaatgttGAAGACCTGTTGTTGTAATATGAATCAAGCTATAAAAGCACTCAAAGACAAGTATATTAAACTTAAAATGGATACAGCTGAGAAACGTAAGGAACTTATGTCTATTGAAATGCATAATAGGGTGTTAAATTCTTCAAACCATGTCTCTACTCCAAACAATGTTATCAATGAAAGAAGCAGTGGAAGGTATATAAAATGCTGAATGGCATTTGCTGacaaaattttttgtattaattcacATCTTCCTGTCTCTATAGGAATACAAAAAGCTTCCATCTCTCATCTCGTGGAACTAATACGTCACGTCAATCTTATAACATAGGAACAGGAGAAAAGAAACTAGGAGGATTCCATATAGCTAATCCACAATCGATACAATTCACCAGTCCTCGACCTATGAATACAAGATCTACTCTTCATGAATCTTCGAATGCAAGATTCAGTCTTCGTCCATCTTTAGCTAAAGGATCTAATTACACTTTTAGAACctaaatatcatttataatatttgatattataattacaataatttatattacgtaTTGCTAATCTAGGTACTTggttattcaaatatttgatgaaTAAGTTACGGAAAATAACTATGAGATAAGTAGATTATTCcataagtaaaattaaataatatttgaaaaaagggCAAAACCGGTTTCTTTAGACTTTAACagtattaaattgtaaatgtcGTTAATGAGCTCTTGCAccattaatttgtaattgttctgagtatataaataaaataaaatcaataatataaattcgcATTTCCATTTTCTGGTAACACTTccattaatttcccttcatttctaGGGACAATTCTAGGTACAAAATctagtacaaaaatatacctAAACAATCCCGTAAAAGTCGGGGCAGAATTTCGTACGTACCAAagattcctcgtgccacctcttcgtagatcatgttctcctgataccaaaatgaatgttccattttggtattaggagaacatgatatgggaagaggtggcacgtttgcgcctacgcgcaggcaaccggtccgacaTGTCTGTAAGTataggttgcctaattcaaggcGCTCATTTTCGGTAAGTACGGGAATTCTGGCCGCTTttgcattttggtatcaggagcacatgatatcCGAAGAGGTGGCCcgtttgcgcctacggacaggcaaccggtccgacaGATCTGTCAGTACcggttgcctaattcaaggggcaCATTTTCGGTACATTTCGGAATTCTGGCCAATTTTGCAaagtcaacaatgttgcataTCGCTCCTCAcgaaacttcaacaatgttgcaaacgcaacaatgttgcaaatcgctcgtctccaaacttcaacaatgttgcaaggTCAACAaggttgcaaatcgctcctcaCGAAAttacaacaatgttgcaaagtcAACAAGGTTGCAAATTGCTCCTCTCcgaacttcaacaatgttgcaaatcgctcctcgCGAAACTTCAACGATGTTGCAAacgcaacaatgttgcaaatcgctcctcgcgaaacttcaacaatgttgcaaggtcaacaatgttgcaaatcgctcctcaCGAAActgcaacaatgttgcaaagtcaacaatgttgcaaatagcTTCTCTCctaacttcaacaatgttgcaaacgcaacaatgttgcaaatcgctcctcacgaaacttcaacaatgttgcaaccgcaacaatgttgcaaacgcaacaatgttgcaaacgcaacaatgttgcaaatcgctcgtctccaaacttcaacaatgttgcaaatcgcttctCTCAAAATTGTGATGGGAAATGTCGgatttttactcctggtatcaggaaaACTTGATatgcgaggaggtggcacgaggaaacTTTGGTATGTATCAAATTCTGGCTGgatttttactcctggtatcaggagaacatgataggCGAAGAGGTGACATAACTTTTAATTGGATATCGATACTCAccttttgtatcaggagaacgtgaTGTGCGAGGAGGTATCATAGTTTTTAATTCTGGTTCAaaacttaccttttgtatcaggagaacatgatatgtgATGGAATGtcataatttaattgaatatcgatactcaccttttgtatcaggagaacgtgaTGTGCGAGGAGGTATCATAGTTTTTAATTCTGGCTCGAAACTTACCTGTTGTATCGGGAGAACATggtatgcgaagaggtggcacgaggaatttCTGGtacgtattaaataatgtgtttgtcagaaaattttcaatgatcaACGATGAGTTGTGTTCACTGTATGCACCCATTGTTTTAGAATGGTAAATACGGTGTAGTATAAATGATATCGGACTCTGTAAGgaaatagtaatatatttaatatattacgtgtttgtttttgtattttatatctaGACACTGAAGAGAATGAATAACTGGAATTTTATATCTTACACTAATACAGTTTCTAAAGTGTGATTGTATGTTGGTATATAGCAAAGAGTATTAGATACTCTAATACTCTTTGGTATATAGTTACATAATGCTCTAGTGACTCTAAAGAGAAAGGAGCTGGTGACTTTCCCCTCGCACGGCAAGAATCTGTGATTATGTGAACGTGTGTGATCAACGCTTGTTTGTGCACGTTTTGAAAGCAGCCTTCTGTCatgcaattaattacaaactaaTGTTTCAATTGTCAGTTGCGCTGACAAGTTTCCATAATAATCTCATGTGTAACATGAAGAGGAACGACATCGATTTCCGGTTGGATTTTCACATGATTCTCATGTCATTCATCGAAAGTagaaattgtaaagaaaacgCAGGCTAAGAATGAATTCGTACTCCAAAGAACGGAATGGCACTTCACGATAATTATTCGTCGAAAAGTTGCTGATTAAATTATGTGAATCGCGTGAATGATGTAAATACTGACGACTTTAACATTCGCTTATGAAGAATTGGCGAAAATTTTGGGTTCAAGTGGAATCAAGATTTATATCTGTTGTACAGTGTTGCATAAAgattaaatatgtttaaacgAGGAGAAAATAACAGAGAAAATGAGGACCACGTGCCTGCCAAGCGACCAAAGTATGATTCGAAGATGGGCACTACAGTGTCTACTTCCACGAATGCTAGAgaatcgacgaataaaaagttgGGGAAAACCGATGATGTGTGGGGCGATGATTTTGCAGAGGAGGATATAGAAGAGATGGATTTTATTGCTACTCAAGCATGTTTACAAGTATTGTTTGTTTCGATTGTTTAGGGAAACAATAGGTAGTTAATAGGTGactattttgattatttattatgcttatatttctttttaggaAGATATTACTTTGTCTCAACCACGTGTAGAGCAAAGGGCATTGTCTATGCAGAGATCTTATAGCGAACCATCCACCAGTAAAggtgtttataatataaagaattctATTAACCAAATACCGAGACCTGTATATATGTCGCAGTACAATAATCAGAGAAAGGAAGCCGATAACATAGTTGACATTAGTAATATAGTTTCTGCAGACTATAAAGATTTTGAACATAAACTAATCAATAAACAAGTGTACAATTCAACATTTAAGttggatgaaaattttgttgttccaGGTAATGTTTCAGGACTCTATAAggcaaaattataattcattttagtaatttctgtttattaatGCGATACATAATTACAGAGTCACAATACATGGtagaattgaagaaattgaaacatgAGAATGAAAAgctgttaaataattttataactaAAGAGGGAGAAGCTGTTTTCTTACGTAACCAATTACAACAAACTCAGTTGCGCGCAGAGAACGATCGATTGGAAAAGACCCGTTTTATCGAAGAGCAAGAAAATCGGCATAGAACAGAAATGAATACTATTTGTAAAGCAAAGGAGCATTTAAAAACTCAACTTGAATTACAAGTTGGTAGTTCTTGAACAAACATTGTATTTGATGTTTTTAGGTTTCGCGTAGAACTGGAAATCCTAAtgttttcttctcttctttttttgtactaTAGACGTTCGAAGttggaaatttattggaaCGCTGCAAATTGTTAGAGAGCGGAGGTATTAAATTGACAGAGCCGCATaccataaatttaataaataacgtttcTATGAATAAAAGTAGATTCAATTCGCCGATGAAACGGTACGTTTTTGAAATAACTCTCGAGCAAAAATCACtctagaatttttaatgtatttgcATTACTATTTGTAGGTCGTCGATTTCAAACGCAAAGcaaacaaaagtaaaagaaatttgtgtTCAAGCAAACATACATAACAGAGGTAGTTACTGTCTCAAAACTTGGAATCCGTGTAAGTAAATTACAATCTAACGAAAAGAATAGATTCAAGATTGTTCTTCAATATTTGATAATGAATATAGCAAGGACACGTTCGTTGCAGATTATCCTCTTGCAAGAATTCCTAAGTTAATATACGATACACCGCAACCAGAGAAATCGGTAGTGGATATTCAAGTGATAGAAAAAACTGGACGAAGAAATTTACCGATTTTGCAAGAAGAAGATACGTTCAGAATATTcggtaaaattttatattcagaCATACTTTAGATGGACGGTAGGATTGGACTTAAAATAGCGAAGATACTTAAGCGATCGCTTTTTCAGAAAACCCGGAGTTGGTGAAACCTATAACTACTATGATAAACGACAAAAGATTAAcagtggaatttattttaccggAAATAGCCACCCTTCAGCAAAAGACAGACTCGGAACTCGAGTCAGAAAATTCGATATCGATAATGAATAAAGTGAGTCCTTCTCCCTGTTTTTGATTGTCCATTTGATTCCTGAAGAAGCTAGATGCTGGCGAAACGTTGGTGTATCTTATccaaatgtttcaattatgTCTCAGTTAGTTTCCACCGCGAGGGAGTTGATCCTGAACGTGATCATGCTTCTTCAGACGATCTTTCAAGCTATGAGAAACGACGATATCCGAGATATGAACGACATTTACTTTTCTAACTTGTATTCGAACCCTGATATTTACGGGAAGTCCGTGTGCGACGCGAACGCGTGGCACGAGTGCGAACGCGGTGTCGAGACCAGGCGAGTTTTTGGCGTGTTGTCCTACGTGAGTCTGGAATCGACGTATCTTAGCAAATACATTGCAGGGAAGACACGATTACTCACCGATAGGGACGAGTCTTACAAACATTACTCGCGCCAGATGGTTCGCTACGACACGTGGGCGGAAAAGAATCAGGGATTCGAGATGCTCAAGATGATTTTGCAGTTCGTTGTTTTAGTTGGATCCACGGTAATACTAATTTTCTAATCTTCTAATAGCGTTTAGTAGCGTTTGTGAACACCAGACTTTTATCGATTTCAGAGAAGATCCTATCAATTCAGCGGTCTCATGTGTGCAATCATGATGATTATATGCAATGTACATAAAAAGGTCGAATATTGTTCCCAGGGGTACGCAACCAATGTTTtcccattaaataaataatacttgagttaaaattcatttcaactgtaattttttttattccaggATGGAGTAcgtttatcaaattttcaaggaaatagTGTTCTCCAGACCTCTGCCTTACGGCTACGCGATACTAAGCAATATGATGATGATCTTCACCAAATCTGCCACGTATCTGCGAAAACTTTGCGTTAATTCGCGTACgttatttttgtgtatttttacaTTGTCGCCGTTTAGTAAATGTAACGATTGTGTTTAATAGTTTCcacgaaattgtttatttttacagagTCGATGGCAGTGAACAATTGGAAAGGCTCTCTACATTTCACCCCAGGTATATCAATGAGTTCCCTTATAGCAAACTCTAAACTTACCTCTAATTAACAGGTCCACAGACTTctgcattttatatttcatttttactccAGACGCCTGCCCGTTGCAAATCTTCCTGGCGCAGGTGGAGAATCATCAGTTCGACATAATAGCCGCGACGGACATCACAGACGCATTGTTGCAGTTCATACAGTATATATTGCAAACGGACGTTATCCCGCTAAGGTCCGAGACCTTGGAGTCTTGCAATTGTTGCATGAAATTGCTGCGATTCACGATAAAAACGTTGTGCAAGTGCGCGGAAGCGAATCTGAGCGCTATCAAAGATTTCAAGGTGGACCATTTCCCTCTGGAGCAGAAGGACTTTTGTCACTTGAAGAGTATTTGCTCCAAACACTCTGCATCGCGCGTAACACCGAACAAGAAGTGCATAAGAAACATTTACCAGGAGCAATTCTCAGATCAGAACGCCTGGACGGCGGTGAAGAGGAGGCAGGTGAAGGTATTGAGAgaaggaataaaattcttgtccCATATGGCGATCTGCGATCCCGACTTCGTCATCCGATTGTCGGACATCGAAGATTCGTTTCACTTGTTCATGAGGAACATAAGTGTCTTCGATGACATTGTACTTCATGAAAATGAACGTAAGTGTCTCTCTAACTCAGCGTCCTtggaaatacttttttttagcGCCATGCGATCACGCTAATTTTAAAACTTCTCATTGATACGCTCGTTCTGCTTTCTTTTTACACCCGTTCCGTGATATGAGTcacgttaattttgtttggacTTATCGGACCATAGGAATTTTTATACTTCCGCTCGACTTGTCCTTTTTCGTCACTGGTTAGCTCCAGCTTAGCGTTACGAACGTTTTatgaaaagaattgaatagGAAATTACGAGAGTCTTTTCCTCGATTCAAAAGacatgttaatatttttttgattacAGAGGAAGCAATGAACCGAATAAAGCAAACGTTCATCTTAGACAAAACGTATCCTCAACGCGATGTCGAGTCCTTCGAGAGGGCCAACACGAGGAATTTGAATATGTTATCGAATTTCGAGAAGAGGACCATCGAACCTGCGTCTGCGGGATCCACGAAGAACGACAATCATAATAAGTTCTTGGTCACGATGAAATCATTGTACAGCAGCAGAATGTAAACTTTTAAacgttaagaaattattcCGAAGTGAAATATACTCAATATAatacgaacaaaaaattatagatacattattgtaattaaaattagtctACCACGGAAGAGTAGATGTATCTGAATTTTGATGCCATCAACATTTGTACATATTACCACGCAACATACTCGAAAATCGTTACCAAATATATCGTTTTAtaattccaataaattatCTTCTAAGGTTTCACTGTGAATCATTCTTTTAACCCTGCGTGCCATTAAATAACTCTTTCATAGTTACATCCCCTTTTCTTATTTTAGTTTCTGTTACAACAATCGTTCTTCGCTCCTCTGTCCATTGTCTCAtcattaatttctgtttcattcCTTTTACATCCACATCATCTTGGCTCTCTATCGCGCGATGTGACTGCATACGTTGATAACATCCTTCTCTTCGCCTAGATACTTGTTTACACTATCCAGAAACAGATCCAGGCCGTTAGGAGGATTCTCGTCCAAGGATCTTGGGCAATTCTATCGAGATCCCCCATCCCAAGGACTTCTGGAGTCACCAGGAAGCCCCGTTCACGGCAATCGAAGATAATCTCCAATGACTGTCCGAACAAAAGAATCCTGGCGCCTGGTGGCCGTCTATCGATGttcccctctctctctctctctctctctctctctctctctctctctctctctcNNNNNNNNNNtctctctctctctctctctctctctctctctctctctctctctctctttctctcggaATTCATTTATCTCGGACGCAAAATGCAATTTGTAGGAATTCTCCTCAAGGCCTGGC is a window from the Hylaeus volcanicus isolate JK05 chromosome 7, UHH_iyHylVolc1.0_haploid, whole genome shotgun sequence genome containing:
- the LOC128880345 gene encoding uncharacterized protein LOC128880345, translating into MDDKELILNVKEQDALYDNNATDYYNLLMRDNIWEKIGAKMGVAGKRCKARWGYLRDLYMKSRKTRRLKLAHGNFTSKPWKYEAEMEFLNPFLGLTKTNQFIRNRNLGMHRRTSSPLPEEITQDIDPENTSSSPLPLDTAASPPLSLNHASASHSPIQNSRYTFRKSETANAAMYMHNFSNRQALSCDALMKYFEAVAETVRGFSPMLQVKVKSEISKIVHQAEMEHIQQMEFEPCLQSEQDLTQMQFSSNNTGHLQYSFDSCMKQEQPG
- the LOC128880346 gene encoding RING finger protein 212B-like; this translates as MNVNMFICNTCFITFERIQKPFCLTQCGHIFCQRCIVQAEKQCPRCHQINVGFMELQESSLTGVENLFSPVAESLRSLANTCEFQTNQEKITLQRFHDIDKKYEMLKTCCCNMNQAIKALKDKYIKLKMDTAEKRKELMSIEMHNRVLNSSNHVSTPNNVINERSSGRNTKSFHLSSRGTNTSRQSYNIGTGEKKLGGFHIANPQSIQFTSPRPMNTRSTLHESSNARFSLRPSLAKGSNYTFRT
- the LOC128880332 gene encoding uncharacterized protein LOC128880332 isoform X1 → MFKRGENNRENEDHVPAKRPKYDSKMGTTVSTSTNARESTNKKLGKTDDVWGDDFAEEDIEEMDFIATQACLQEDITLSQPRVEQRALSMQRSYSEPSTSKGVYNIKNSINQIPRPVYMSQYNNQRKEADNIVDISNIVSADYKDFEHKLINKQVYNSTFKLDENFVVPESQYMVELKKLKHENEKLLNNFITKEGEAVFLRNQLQQTQLRAENDRLEKTRFIEEQENRHRTEMNTICKAKEHLKTQLELQTFEVGNLLERCKLLESGGIKLTEPHTINLINNVSMNKSRFNSPMKRSSISNAKQTKVKEICVQANIHNRGSYCLKTWNPYYPLARIPKLIYDTPQPEKSVVDIQVIEKTGRRNLPILQEEDTFRIFENPELVKPITTMINDKRLTVEFILPEIATLQQKTDSELESENSISIMNKLVSTARELILNVIMLLQTIFQAMRNDDIRDMNDIYFSNLYSNPDIYGKSVCDANAWHECERGVETRRVFGVLSYVSLESTYLSKYIAGKTRLLTDRDESYKHYSRQMVRYDTWAEKNQGFEMLKMILQFVVLVGSTRRSYQFSGLMCAIMMIICNVHKKVEYCSQGMEYVYQIFKEIVFSRPLPYGYAILSNMMMIFTKSATYLRKLCVNSQSMAVNNWKGSLHFTPDACPLQIFLAQVENHQFDIIAATDITDALLQFIQYILQTDVIPLRSETLESCNCCMKLLRFTIKTLCKCAEANLSAIKDFKVDHFPLEQKDFCHLKSICSKHSASRVTPNKKCIRNIYQEQFSDQNAWTAVKRRQVKVLREGIKFLSHMAICDPDFVIRLSDIEDSFHLFMRNISVFDDIVLHENEQEAMNRIKQTFILDKTYPQRDVESFERANTRNLNMLSNFEKRTIEPASAGSTKNDNHNKFLVTMKSLYSSRM
- the LOC128880332 gene encoding uncharacterized protein LOC128880332 isoform X2 codes for the protein MQRSYSEPSTSKGVYNIKNSINQIPRPVYMSQYNNQRKEADNIVDISNIVSADYKDFEHKLINKQVYNSTFKLDENFVVPESQYMVELKKLKHENEKLLNNFITKEGEAVFLRNQLQQTQLRAENDRLEKTRFIEEQENRHRTEMNTICKAKEHLKTQLELQTFEVGNLLERCKLLESGGIKLTEPHTINLINNVSMNKSRFNSPMKRSSISNAKQTKVKEICVQANIHNRGSYCLKTWNPYYPLARIPKLIYDTPQPEKSVVDIQVIEKTGRRNLPILQEEDTFRIFENPELVKPITTMINDKRLTVEFILPEIATLQQKTDSELESENSISIMNKLVSTARELILNVIMLLQTIFQAMRNDDIRDMNDIYFSNLYSNPDIYGKSVCDANAWHECERGVETRRVFGVLSYVSLESTYLSKYIAGKTRLLTDRDESYKHYSRQMVRYDTWAEKNQGFEMLKMILQFVVLVGSTRRSYQFSGLMCAIMMIICNVHKKVEYCSQGMEYVYQIFKEIVFSRPLPYGYAILSNMMMIFTKSATYLRKLCVNSQSMAVNNWKGSLHFTPDACPLQIFLAQVENHQFDIIAATDITDALLQFIQYILQTDVIPLRSETLESCNCCMKLLRFTIKTLCKCAEANLSAIKDFKVDHFPLEQKDFCHLKSICSKHSASRVTPNKKCIRNIYQEQFSDQNAWTAVKRRQVKVLREGIKFLSHMAICDPDFVIRLSDIEDSFHLFMRNISVFDDIVLHENEQEAMNRIKQTFILDKTYPQRDVESFERANTRNLNMLSNFEKRTIEPASAGSTKNDNHNKFLVTMKSLYSSRM